A window of the Limanda limanda chromosome 8, fLimLim1.1, whole genome shotgun sequence genome harbors these coding sequences:
- the caprin1b gene encoding caprin-1b: MPSAMNANSAVQSASPDVGSAPGLMGNFTCGGQSDVLKQVLGIIDKKARSMEKKRGKLDDYQVRKNNGERLNQDQLEALSKYQEITYNLEFSRELQKTFMALGQDIQKVVKKSARREQLQRDDAEQRRLKTILELQFLLDRLGDGTVRQDLKQGLSGSPLLTDADLAAFDEFYKLVGPDRDQNVRLVDKYEEASVHLWDLLEGRDKAVVGTTYKELKDTLDQVLLSGYFDRSQSHQNGVCEEEEEEEPVAAAAAESSEAEEQTVDPETEIIEEFTEPIAVETTEFVNRQFIPDGTYSGSEKELGDEWTTETEAVSAMQQQQQQPVQPAAPPVALETHPMNSTSPAPPSDPLVRKQVVQDLMAQLKGTYNFMQDSMLDFDGQPVDPAIVLAQPMAPAQNMDLTQMVCPPESRLSQHNTVPVQPEPRQVPIVSPTPPPMYQTSHTPDPRPLTETIDPIQTSMSLSEQSPPSAALPPASPTQDFQPASKAPQSSGINVNAAPFQSMQTVFNLNAPVPPANETEALNQADQYQNNYNPAFNNQEQHPVEETEMQSEQLQSADGAFHPQDQSGGHQQPTPQGPGFGRQGQSFYNSRGMSRGGPRNARGMINGYRGSSNGFRGGYDGYRPPFANTQNSGYGQTQFNTPRDYSNGNYQRDGYQQNYKRGAGQGPRGVSRGTQAVRS, translated from the exons ATGCCCTCAGCAATGAATGCAAACAGTGCGGTGCAGTCTGCAAGCCCAGATGTGGGATCCGCTCCAGGGTTGATGGGCAATTTTACATGCGGTGGACAGTCTGATGTCCTGAAGCAGGTGCTGGGCATCATCGACAAGAAGGCCCGCAGCATGGAGAAGAAAAGG GGCAAACTGGATGATTATCAAGTCAGGAAGAATAATGGGGAGCGACTCAACCAGGACCAGCTG GAGGCCCTCTCCAAATACCAGGAAATCACGTATAACTTGGAATTTTCCCGAGAGTTGCAGAAGACTTTCATGGCACTGGGACAAGAT ATCCAGAAGGTGGTGAAGAAGTCTGCGCGGCGGGAGCAGCTGCAGCGCGACgatgcagagcagaggaggctgaAGACGATTCTGGAGCTGCAGTTCCTCCTGGACCGGCTGGGAGACGGGACGGTGCGGCAGGACCTGAAGCAGGGACTCAGTGGATCGCCGCTGCTGACAGATGCAGATCTTGCAGCTTTTGATGAGTTCTACAAATTAGTTGGGCCAGACCGTGATCAAAATGTCAG GTTGGTCGACAAGTATGAAGAAGCATCTGTGCACCTCTGGGACCTGCTGGAAGGGAGGGACAAGGCTGTGGTTGGAACAACAT ACAAGGAACTGAAAGACACTTTGGACCAGGTTCTGCTGAGTGGGTACTTTGACAGGTCTCAGTCTCATCAAAATggagtgtgtgaggaggaagaggaggaagagccagtggcagccgcagcagctgaaTCGTCAGAAGCAGAAGAGCAGACTGTTGATCCAG AAACTGAAATAATTGAGGAGTTCACAGAGCCCATTGCAGTGGAAACAACAGAG TTTGTAAATAGACAGTTCATTCCAGACGGCACATACAGTGGAAGTGAGAAGGAGCTGGGGGATGAGTGGACCACGGAAACAGAG GCAGTCAGtgccatgcagcagcagcagcagcagcccgtgCAGCCTGCAGCTCCCCCTGTTGCCTTGGAGACTCACCCCATGAACTCAACATCCCCTGCGCCACCTTCCGACCCCCTGGTCAGGAAGCAGGTGGTGCAGGATTTAATGGCACAGTTGAAGGGAACGTACAACTTCATGCAG GACTCCATGCTGGACTTTGACGGACAGCCCGTTGACCCGGCCATTGTATTGGCACAGCCCATGGCCCCTGCTCAAAACATGGACTTAACACAGATGGTGTGTCCTCCTG AGTCCCGActatcacaacacaacactgttcCTGTCCAACCTGAGCCCAGACAA GTCCCCATTGTCTCCCCAACACCGCCCCCTATGTATCAGACCTCACACACGCCAGATCCTCGACCCTTAACAGAAACTATCGACCCCATCCAG ACCTCAATGTCCTTATCGGAGCAGTCTCCCCCCTCGGCTGCTCTCCCCCCTGCCTCTCCGACGCAGGATTTCCAGCCTGCTTCCAAAGCTCCTCAAAGCAGCGGCATCAATGTCAACGCTGCACCATTCCAGTCAATGCAGACA GTGTTCAACCTTAATGCCCCAGTCCCACCAGCTAATGAGACAGAGGCTTTGAACCAGGCCGACCAATACCAGAACAACTACAACCCGGCCTTCAATAACCAGGAGCAGCAtccagtggaggagacagagatgcAGTCAGAACAACTGCAGTCTG cGGATGGTGCTTTCCATCCCCAAGACCAGTCAGGAGGCCACCAGCAGCCTACTCCTCAGGGCCCAGGCTTCGGCAGGCAGGGTCAGTCCTTCTACAACAGCAGAGGCATGTCCCGTGGCGGACCTCGTAACGCCAGGGGCATGATCAATGGCTACAGAGGCTCATCAAATGGATTCAGAG GTGGCTATGATGGTTATCGTCCACCGTTCGCCAACACTCAAAACTCTGGCTACGGACAGACCCAGTTCAACACACCTCGGGATTACTCAAATGGAAATTATCAGAGG GACGGTTACCAACAGAACTACAAGCGCGGAGCTGGTCAGGGACCCAGGGGAGTGTCGAGAGGCACTCAGGCAGTGCGATCCTGA
- the nat10 gene encoding RNA cytidine acetyltransferase, translating into MATVRKKVDNRIRVQIENGVALKHRTLFVVVGDRGRDQVVILHHMLSKATVRARPSVLWCYKKELGFSSNRKKRMKHLQKKIKTGTLNLNQDDPFELFVAATNIRYCYYNETHKILGNTFGMCVLQDFEALTPNLLARTVETVEGGGIVVILLRTMNSLKQLYTMTMDVHSRYRTEAHQDVVGRFNERFILSLASCKNCVAIDDQLNILPISSHMANIHPVPPKTQEDGLSPREQELKELKESLHDTQPVGVLVDSCKTMDQAKGVLKFIEAISEKTLRTTVTLTAARGRGKSAALGLAVAGAVAFGYSNIFVTSPSPDNLHTMFEFIFKGFDALQYQEHLDYEIIQSLNPEFNKAVVRVNIFKEHRQTIQYIHPGDAVKLGQAELLVIDEAAAIPLPLVKKLLGPYLVFMASTINGYEGTGRSLSLKLIQQLRQQSASSQQSTSAENRGSNTARLAAARSLHEVSLHESIRYAPGDAVEKWLNELLCLDCLNIPRLISGCPLPQTCDLYYVNRDTLFCYHKASEAFLQRLMALYVASHYKNSPNDLQMLSDAPAHHMFCLLPPVPPTQNSLPEVLAVVQVCLEGEISQQSILNSLSRGKKASGDLIPWTVSEQFQDPEFGSLSGARVVRIAVNPDYQGMGYGSRALQLLQMYYEGKFPTMDESTNSNPNEITSVSSEAVSLLEEVVTPRKELPPLLLKLSERRAERLDYLGVSYGLTTQLLKFWKKAGFTPVYLRQTPNDLTGEHSCVMLKELNTDEAPEQSRWLAAFWKDFRRRFVSLLSYQFSSFNPSLALSILQNKKAKEETSTLSRSELDSHFSPYDLKRLELYSRSMVDYHLIMDLIPVVSRMFFLKQLGNISISAAQCALLLGIGLQHKTVDKLEKEIELPSSQLMGLFNRLIRKFVQAFTSIQEKAIEAEMVDTKDVSMEPTVRSLNDDLNEAAKEFEEQHKQDMEKVKDMDLEEYKIRGDDEEWDQVLKKAGKTAIVSIKSDKKRKLDGGNVTASNGGMGNGKVKKKEMQHGKFRKNKDKHGKFGKKA; encoded by the exons ATGGCGACCGTCCGCAAGAAGGTGGACAACCGGATCCGGGTGCAGATCGAGAATGGAGTGGCTCTGAAGCACCGCACCTTGTTTGTGGTGGTGGGAGATCGAGGCAGAGACCAG GTCGTCATCCTGCACCACATGCTGTCCAAAGCCACGGTCAGAGCTCGGCCGTCGGTGCTGTGGTGCTACAAGAAGGAGCTGGGCTTCAGCAG CAACCGCAAGAAGCGCATGAAGCATCTGCAGAAGAAGATCAAGACGGGCACGTTGAATCTGAACCAGGACGACCCGTTTGAGCTCTTTGTCGCCGCCACCAACATCCGCTACTGCTACTACAACGAGACGCACAAGATCCTGGGAAACACGTTCGGCatgtgtgtcctgcag GACTTTGAAGCTCTCACACCGAACCTCTTGGCGAGGACTGTAGAGACTGTAGAAGGAGGCGGGATCGTGGTCATTCTGCTGCGGACCATGAACTCTCTGAAGCAGCTCTACACCATGACCATG GACGTTCACTCTCGATACAGAACCGAGGCTCATCAGGATGTGGTCGGACGCTTCAATGAGAG GTTTATTCTGTCTCTTGCATCCTGCAAGAACTGTGTTGCCATTGACGACCAACTCAACATCCTTCCAATCTCCAGTCACATGGCGAACATCCACCCAGTTCCTCCAAAGACTCAG GAGGACGGTTTGTCTCCACGAGAgcaggagctgaaggagctgaaggagtCTCTTCATGACACTCAGCCTGTGGGCGTGTTGGTGGATTCCTGCAAGACCATGGACCAG GCCAAGGGGGTGCTGAAGTTCATAGAAGCGATCTCAGAGAAGACCCTGCGGACCACTGTGACTCTGACCGCTGCCCGTGGTCGAGGCAAGTCTGCAGCTCTGGGGCTGGCTGTCGCTGGAGCTGTGGCTTTTGG CTATTCCAACATCTTTGTCACGTCACCAAGCCCAGACAACCTCCACACCATGTTTGAGTTTATCTTTAAAGGATTCGATGCTCTGCAGTACCAG GAGCATCTGGACTATGAAATCATCCAGTCTTTGAATCCAGAGTTTAACAAAGCTGTGGTGCGTGTGAACATCTTCAAAGAGCATCGGCAGACGATTCAG TACATCCACCCAGGCGATGCAGTGAAACTGGGCCAGGCTGAGCTGCTGGTCATTGATGAGGCTGCAGCCATCCCTCTCCCGCTGGTCAAGAAGCTGCTGGGACCTTATCTGGTTTTTATGGCCTCCACCATCAACGG GTATGAAGGTACCGGACGTTCCCTCTCTCTCAAACTGATTCAGCAGTTGAGGCAGCAGAGTGCAAGCAGTCAGCAGAGCACGTCAGCAGAGAACAGGGGCAGCAATACAGCAAGGCTGGCAGCAG CTCGCTCCCTCCATGAGGTCTCTCTCCACGAGTCGATCCGGTACGCTCCAGGAGACGCGGTGGAGAAGTGGCTGAACGAGCTGCTCTGTCTGGATTGTCTCAACATCCCCAGGCTCATCTCTGGCTGCCCACTCCCACAGACCTGTGACCT ATATTATGTGAACAGAGACACGCTGTTCTGTTACCATAAGGCGTCTGAGGCGTTCCTGCAGAGGCTGATGGCGCTGTATGTGGCGTCTCACTACAAG AATTCACCCAATGACCTGCAGATGTTGTCCGACGCTCCGGCCCATCACATGTTTTGCCTCCTGCCGCCTGTTCCTCCCACACAGAACTCTCTACCTGAGGTGCTCGCTGTGGTGCAG GTGTGTCTAGAAGGAGAAATCTCTCAGCAGTCCATCCTCAACAGCCTGTCCAGAGGGAAGAAGGCCTCTGGTGATCTCATTCCCTGGACTGTGTCAGAACAG ttccAAGACCCAGAGTTCGGCAGCCTCTCTGGAGCCAGAGTGGTGCGAATCGCTGTCAATCCAGACTATCAGGGG ATGGGTTACGGCTCCAGAGCTCTCCAACTGCTGCAGATGTACTACGAGGGCAAGTTTCCAACCATGGATGAGAGCACAAACTCGAACCCCAATGAGATCACCTCCGTCAGCAGTGAG GCCGTCAGTCTCCTGGAGGAGGTCGTCACACCCCGGAAGGAGCTGCCGCCTCTGCTGCTTAAGCTGAGtgagagaagagcagagagacTCGACTATCTAGGAGTTTCCTATGGTCTTACCACACAGCTGCTCAA GTTCTGGAAGAAAGCAGGTTTTACTCCTGTCTACCTGCGACAAACTCCT AATGACCTGACAGGAGAGCACTCGTGTGTGATGCTGAAGGAGCTGAACACAGATGAAGCTCCAGAGCAGAGTCGGTGGCTGGCTGCCTTCTGGAAAG ATTTCCGTCGGCGCTTCGTGTCCCTCCTCTCCTACCAGTTCAGCAGCTTCAACCCGAGCCTGGCACTCAGCATCCTGCAGAACAAGAAGGCCAAGGAGGAGACGAGCA CTCTCAGCCGTTCCGAGCTGGACTCACATTTTAGCCCCTACGACCTCAAACGTCTGGAGTTGTATTCTCGGAGCATGGTGGACTACCACCTCATCATGGACCTGATCCCAGTGGTGTCACGCATGTTCTTCCTCAAGCAGCTCGGCAACATCTCCATCTCGGCAGCACAGTGT GCGTTACTGCTGGGTATCGGGTTGCAACACAAGACGGTGGACAAGCTAGAAAAGGAGATTGAACTGCCAAGCTCGCAGCTCATGGGTCTCTTCAACCGCCTCATCCGCAAATTTGTACAA GCCTTTACCAGCATCCAAGAGAAAGCGATTGAGGCAGAGATGGTGGACACTAAAGACGTTTCCATGGAGCCAACTGTCAGAAGTCTGAATGATGATCTG AATGAAGCAGCTAAGGAGTTTGAGGAACAACACAAGCAGGATATGGAGAAAGTGAAGGACATGGACTTAGAAGA GTACAAAATCCGTGGAGATGATGAGGAGTGGGACCAGGTGCTGAAGAAAGCAGGGAAAACGGCTATTGTCAGCATCAAGAG TGACAAGAAGAGGAAGTTGGACGGGGGAAACGTGACAGCAAGCAATGGAGGAATGGGAAACgggaaagtgaaaaagaaggaAATGCAACATGGCAAATTCAGGAAGAACAAGGATAAACATGGTAAATTTGGAAAGAAGGCTTGA
- the adal gene encoding adenosine deaminase-like protein, which produces MESEADVFYRQLPKVELHAHLNGSVSSHTIEKLIKTKPHLNIEHNMTAIGKGQRRTLDECFQYFKVIHQLVDTEDDILMVATDVIREFAADSVKYLELRSTPREEKNTGLTKKGYIETVLRAIQLCKDEGLDIDVRFLVAIDRRNGPQVAMETVELAEEFMLSSDGVVVGIDLSGDPTVGDGKTFLPALERAKNCGLKLSLHLSEVASQLEESDFLLNLPPDRIGHGTFLHPEVGGSQSLVDKVLKNNIPLELCLTSNIKGQTVPCYSKHHFKYWYQLGHPSVICTDDKGVFYTDLSQEYQLAASTFGLSREAVWELSQQAIDCIFAPETVKQQLKQKWTISKPQVFQ; this is translated from the exons ATGGAAAGCGAGGCTGATGTCTTCTACCGGCAGCTTCCTAAAGTG GAGCTTCACGCTCACCTCAACGGGTCCGTGAGCTCTCACACCATCGAGAAGCTCATCAAGACCAAACCTCATCTGAACATTGAGCACAACATGACCGCCATCGGtaaaggacagaggaggactCTGGACGA GTGTTTTCAGTACTTCAAGGTCATCCATCAGCTGGTGGACACAGAGGACGACATCCTCATG GTGGCCACAGATGTGATCAGGGAGTTTGCAGCTGATTCTGTGAAATACCTGGAGCTCAGAAGTACAccgagagaggagaaaaacacag GATTGACAAAAAAGGGATATATTGAAACTGTCCTCAGAGCCATCCAGCTGTGTAAAGATGAGGGACTGGACATTGATGTCAG GTTCCTTGTGGCAATTGATCGCAGGAATGGGCCAcaggttgccatggagacagtgGAGCTGGCTGAGGAGTTCATGCTCTCTTCTGATGGTGTGGTTGTGGGAATCGACCTGAGTGGTGATCCAACG GTAGGCGATGGAAAAACATTCCTTCCAGCTCTAGAGAGGGCCAAGAACTGTGGACTGAAGTTGTCGCTGCACCTCTCAGAA GTGGCGTCCCAGCTGGAGGAGTCAGATTTTCTGTTGAATCTTCCTCCGGACAGGATCGGTCACGGCACCTTCTTGCATCCTGAAGTCGGAGGATCTCAAAGCCTGGTTGACAAAGTGCTTAAGAACAACATTCCACTGG AGCTGTGCCTGACTTCAAATATTAAAGGACAAACTGTGCCATGTTATTCCAAACATCATTTTAAATACTGGTACCAGCTGGGGCATCCAAGTGTGATTTGT ACTGATGACAAGGGGGTGTTCTATACAGACTTGTCTCAGGAGTATCAGCTGGCAGCTTCCACGTTCGGCCTGAGCCGTGAAGCCGTGTGGGAGCTCTCCCAGCAGGCCATCGATTGCATCTTCGCACCAGAGACGGTGAAACAGCAGCTCAAACAGAAGTGGACTATTTCAAAGCCACAAGTGTTCCAGTGA
- the lmo2 gene encoding rhombotin-2 — translation MASTIERKTMEANEEPVDEVLQMPPSLLSCGGCQQSIGDRFFLKAIEQYWHEDCLSCDLCGCRLGEVGRRLYYKLGRKLCRRDYLRLFGQDGLCASCEKRIRAFEMTMRVRDKVYHLECFKCAACQKHFCVGDRYLLINSDIVCEQDIYEWTKLNNNMV, via the exons ATGGCGTCCACTATAGAGAGGAAGACAATGGAGGCCAATGA GGAGCCGGTGGACGAGGTCCTCCAGATGCCCCCCTCTCTGCTGTCATGTGGCGGGTGTCAGCAGAGCATCGGCGACCGGTTCTTCCTGAAGGCCATAGAGCAGTACTGGCACGAGGACTGTCTGAGCTGCGACCTGTGTGGCTGCCGGCTGGGCGAGGTGGGCCGACGCCTCTACTACAAGCTCGGCAGGAAGTTATGTCGGAGAGACTACCTCAG gCTCTTCGGTCAAGACGGTCTCTGTGCCTCCTGTGAGAAGAGGATCCGAGCGTTTGAGATGACGATGCGCGTGAGGGACAAGGTTTACCACCTGGAGTGCTTCAAGTGTGCCGCCTGCCAGAAACACTTTTGTGTGGGCGACCGCTACCTGCTCATCAACTCAGACATTGTGTGCGAGCAGGACATCTATGAGTGGACAAAACTCAACAACAACATGGTTTAG